The following proteins are encoded in a genomic region of Thermogemmatispora onikobensis:
- a CDS encoding HD domain-containing protein: MPEAKEEQAEPAELRGWLLELARATMLREGGSDVAHDMDHILRVMSLAETIQRREGGELSVIWAAVALHDIGQERERRHGGDHALIGAQMAAELLRGTSFPQEAIPAVQEAIADHRLIAGRRPRSLEGQVLYDADKLDALGAIGIGRLYMITGRRGQRVYSPIPEDLVLPVPPLQVRELRNRPDYSPSIEFQLLFIDLPEQLCTATGRHLARQRYAFMLEFFRRLEAEARGEC; the protein is encoded by the coding sequence GTGCCAGAGGCAAAAGAAGAGCAGGCGGAGCCTGCTGAGCTGCGAGGCTGGTTGCTGGAGCTGGCGCGTGCGACCATGCTGCGTGAGGGAGGCAGCGATGTGGCGCACGATATGGATCATATTCTGCGGGTGATGTCCCTGGCCGAGACGATTCAGCGGCGTGAGGGTGGCGAGCTGTCCGTTATTTGGGCGGCGGTAGCTCTGCACGATATCGGCCAGGAACGGGAGCGTCGGCACGGCGGCGACCACGCACTGATTGGGGCCCAGATGGCCGCCGAGCTGCTGCGCGGTACAAGCTTTCCCCAGGAGGCGATCCCAGCAGTGCAGGAGGCTATCGCCGATCATCGCCTGATTGCGGGCCGGCGACCGCGCTCACTGGAGGGCCAGGTGCTCTACGATGCCGATAAACTGGATGCGCTGGGCGCCATTGGGATCGGGCGCCTCTATATGATCACGGGGCGACGCGGCCAACGAGTCTATTCCCCCATACCGGAGGACCTGGTACTGCCGGTCCCGCCGCTGCAGGTGCGCGAGCTGCGCAATCGTCCCGATTACTCCCCCTCGATCGAGTTTCAGCTCCTTTTCATAGATCTGCCTGAACAGCTCTGCACAGCCACAGGGCGCCACCTGGCCCGGCAGCGCTACGCTTTTATGCTAGAATTTTTCCGGCGCCTGGAGGCGGAGGCGCGCGGCGAGTGCTAG
- a CDS encoding CoxG family protein, producing the protein MKFNGTYKFHAPSQRVFEAILNPAVLKQCIPGCEAVEYADENHLKVTLSLPIPGLKGTYTALLNIVQRQAPNLLVLQLQRQGRGGSIDATAQITLADEPDGALLSYDANAEMSGPIAVANNPVGQGVAKNSLSTFFKNLEKVLAA; encoded by the coding sequence ATGAAGTTCAACGGTACGTATAAGTTTCATGCACCTAGCCAGCGCGTCTTTGAAGCTATTTTGAATCCGGCGGTGCTGAAGCAGTGTATTCCTGGTTGCGAGGCTGTCGAGTACGCTGACGAGAATCATCTAAAAGTAACGCTCTCACTCCCGATCCCGGGGCTGAAGGGCACCTATACGGCCCTGCTCAACATTGTCCAGCGTCAGGCGCCCAATCTACTCGTGCTGCAGCTGCAGCGCCAGGGGCGCGGCGGCTCGATCGATGCCACAGCCCAGATCACGCTGGCCGATGAGCCAGATGGGGCCTTGCTCTCCTATGATGCCAATGCCGAGATGAGTGGCCCGATCGCGGTTGCGAACAATCCTGTGGGGCAGGGAGTGGCCAAGAACTCTCTGAGCACGTTCTTCAAGAATCTGGAAAAGGTTCTGGCGGCCTAG
- the hemA gene encoding glutamyl-tRNA reductase gives MQIVLVGVDHTSAPIQLREQLACAPRQVAALLRAVRQVTQEAVLLSTCNRFELYAVCAEEGQRGREALLGVLCEQRSVERASLEQHSYTYTDLEAARHLFGVACGLYSLIPGEPQIQGQVADALELAQGGSFAGPVLSALFRAALVTGKRARRETGISRRAVSISHAAVQLARQLFPHLNEASVLLVGSGQMSELAARNLCDNGARRLIIVNRTAEHAQQLVEQLGERAFFRPFSELPEVLVEADVVITSTTAPHTVVTEEMMRAVLPRRQGRPLLIIDIALPRDVDPAVGALPGVHLYNIDDLRLVVDEGIRLRLQEVAQVERIIAEEVEAFARWLSSLSVTDTIVELREHVEALRQQELARTLRQLAPSLSERELAAIQELTTRLMNKVLHKPVTRLKEAAVAGRGHVYAEALRYLFDLEVATDEQTSDRDTRQQAGPGSDTDGDRQAAAAISRAGDHH, from the coding sequence ATGCAGATTGTCCTGGTAGGCGTTGATCACACTTCGGCGCCGATTCAGTTGCGTGAGCAGCTAGCCTGTGCACCGCGTCAGGTGGCGGCGCTCTTGAGGGCGGTGCGCCAGGTTACGCAGGAGGCCGTGCTGCTATCGACCTGCAACCGCTTCGAACTCTACGCGGTCTGTGCGGAGGAGGGGCAAAGGGGGCGTGAGGCTCTGCTGGGGGTGCTCTGTGAGCAGCGTAGTGTGGAGCGGGCGTCGCTGGAGCAGCACAGCTACACCTATACCGACCTGGAGGCGGCGCGTCACCTGTTCGGCGTGGCCTGCGGCTTATATTCGCTGATCCCGGGAGAGCCGCAGATCCAGGGGCAAGTAGCCGATGCTCTGGAGTTAGCCCAGGGAGGAAGCTTTGCCGGGCCGGTCCTCTCGGCCCTCTTCCGTGCGGCGCTGGTCACAGGCAAGCGGGCACGGCGCGAAACAGGCATCAGTCGACGGGCGGTCTCGATCAGCCATGCGGCGGTCCAATTAGCGCGCCAGCTCTTTCCCCATCTTAACGAAGCGTCGGTCTTGCTCGTCGGTTCGGGCCAGATGAGCGAGCTGGCGGCGCGTAATTTGTGCGACAACGGCGCGCGTCGTCTGATCATCGTGAATCGCACCGCTGAGCATGCCCAGCAGCTGGTGGAGCAGCTTGGGGAGCGAGCCTTTTTCCGTCCCTTTAGCGAGCTGCCAGAGGTGCTGGTGGAGGCGGATGTCGTCATTACTTCAACAACGGCCCCCCATACGGTGGTCACTGAGGAAATGATGCGGGCGGTTCTGCCAAGGCGGCAGGGGCGCCCGTTGCTCATCATTGATATTGCCTTGCCGCGCGATGTTGATCCGGCGGTGGGAGCGCTGCCCGGGGTTCATCTCTACAATATTGATGATCTGCGCCTGGTGGTTGATGAAGGTATTCGCCTGCGTCTGCAGGAAGTGGCCCAGGTTGAACGCATTATCGCTGAGGAAGTCGAAGCTTTTGCGCGCTGGCTCAGCTCGTTGAGCGTGACCGACACCATCGTCGAGCTGCGCGAGCACGTGGAGGCGCTCCGTCAGCAGGAGCTGGCGCGCACCTTGCGCCAGCTTGCGCCCTCGCTCTCGGAGCGAGAGCTGGCGGCCATCCAGGAGCTGACCACCCGTCTGATGAATAAGGTGCTCCATAAACCGGTGACGCGCCTGAAGGAAGCTGCTGTTGCCGGGCGTGGTCATGTCTACGCCGAGGCGCTGCGCTATCTTTTTGATCTGGAAGTGGCGACGGATGAACAGACTAGTGATCGGGACACGCGCCAGCAAGCTGGCCCTGGCTCAGACACAGACGGTGATCGCCAGGCTGCGGCAGCTATATCGCGAGCTGGAGATCATCATTGA
- the hemC gene encoding hydroxymethylbilane synthase, which yields MNRLVIGTRASKLALAQTQTVIARLRQLYRELEIIIEPIHTQGDRATEAPLARIGGDGVFVTEIERALRAGVVDLAVHSLKDLPTAPPDGLLVLVPGPREDVRDVLVRRRDFLGSPAEPGVRIGTCSLRRAAQLRALYPQAQILPVRGNVDTRLRKLEAGDYDLIVLAAAGLSRLGLSEGLADRLECLPVETLLPAPGQGALALELRADSELVPLLTALNDVEVQAATSAERAFMRRLGAGCYLPVAAHAWLADERLHLRALVISLDGCRAVRVQGSIAWHAAQALRLAAQLGMMLAEQALAQGAEEIIAEIRAASTV from the coding sequence ATGAACAGACTAGTGATCGGGACACGCGCCAGCAAGCTGGCCCTGGCTCAGACACAGACGGTGATCGCCAGGCTGCGGCAGCTATATCGCGAGCTGGAGATCATCATTGAGCCGATTCATACCCAAGGGGACCGCGCGACGGAGGCGCCGCTGGCGCGGATTGGCGGCGATGGTGTTTTTGTGACAGAGATCGAGCGTGCCCTGCGAGCGGGTGTAGTCGATCTGGCGGTCCATAGTCTAAAGGATCTCCCCACGGCGCCGCCGGATGGCCTGCTGGTTCTGGTGCCGGGGCCGCGCGAGGACGTGCGGGATGTGCTGGTGCGCCGCCGCGACTTTCTCGGCTCGCCTGCCGAGCCTGGGGTGCGTATTGGGACCTGCAGCCTGCGCCGTGCCGCCCAATTGCGCGCACTCTATCCGCAGGCGCAGATCCTGCCCGTGCGTGGCAATGTAGACACGCGCCTGCGCAAGCTCGAGGCTGGCGATTACGATCTGATTGTGCTGGCCGCGGCGGGGCTGAGCCGTCTCGGCCTCTCTGAGGGGCTGGCGGATCGCCTGGAGTGTTTGCCGGTGGAGACGCTGCTCCCAGCTCCCGGTCAGGGAGCTCTGGCCTTAGAGCTGCGGGCAGATTCGGAGCTGGTGCCGCTGTTGACCGCGCTTAACGACGTGGAGGTCCAGGCGGCCACCAGCGCCGAGCGAGCCTTCATGCGTCGTCTGGGGGCCGGTTGCTATCTACCGGTCGCCGCCCATGCCTGGCTGGCCGATGAGCGCCTGCACCTGCGGGCCCTGGTGATCAGTCTGGACGGGTGCCGGGCGGTCCGTGTCCAGGGAAGCATTGCCTGGCATGCTGCGCAGGCTCTACGCCTGGCGGCTCAACTGGGGATGATGCTGGCCGAGCAGGCCCTGGCGCAGGGGGCCGAGGAGATTATTGCCGAGATCCGCGCCGCCAGCACTGTCTGA
- a CDS encoding uroporphyrinogen-III synthase, with translation MMVAVEEQGQPLRGRTILVTRAQEQAEALSSRLQALGAETLSFPVIRLVPPEDWAPLDRALERLAAGAQEGRAPYDWLVFTSVNGVRFCVERLRTLGLEPALLGRGAARVAAIGPATAAALAEQGVRGVLVPEEYVAEQVAAALLAECQRQGSSPAGQRVLLARAAEARRVLAEALRQAGMLVEEVPAYRTLAAAGDDPRGQQVLALIDEGRLSLATFTSSSTVRSFVRWLELAVGEQAAGATPGTLLARQGVAIACIGPITAATARTLGLQVAVEAQPFTIEGLVAAIVAYYRRQTQAPQEQAI, from the coding sequence ATGATGGTTGCCGTTGAGGAGCAGGGGCAGCCGCTGCGTGGGCGGACGATTCTGGTGACGCGCGCTCAGGAGCAGGCCGAAGCCCTCAGCAGCCGCCTGCAGGCTCTTGGGGCAGAGACGCTGAGCTTCCCCGTGATCCGCCTGGTGCCGCCAGAAGATTGGGCGCCGCTTGATCGAGCCTTAGAACGTCTGGCAGCAGGTGCCCAGGAGGGACGTGCCCCCTATGACTGGCTGGTCTTTACCAGTGTCAACGGGGTGCGTTTCTGCGTTGAGCGCCTGCGCACCCTGGGGCTGGAGCCGGCCCTGCTGGGCAGAGGGGCGGCGCGGGTGGCCGCTATTGGACCAGCCACAGCGGCAGCCTTGGCCGAGCAGGGCGTGAGAGGGGTGCTGGTGCCCGAGGAGTATGTGGCTGAGCAGGTGGCCGCGGCCCTGTTGGCGGAATGCCAGCGTCAGGGGAGCAGCCCGGCGGGCCAGCGCGTCCTGCTGGCGCGCGCTGCTGAGGCCCGGCGCGTGTTGGCCGAGGCGCTGCGTCAGGCTGGCATGCTGGTCGAGGAGGTACCGGCCTATCGCACTCTGGCGGCGGCTGGTGACGATCCACGCGGGCAGCAGGTCCTGGCTTTGATCGACGAGGGGCGCCTCTCACTGGCGACCTTTACCAGCTCGTCTACGGTCCGCTCTTTTGTGCGCTGGCTGGAGCTGGCCGTGGGCGAACAAGCTGCAGGAGCCACTCCAGGTACTCTCTTAGCTCGTCAGGGAGTGGCGATCGCCTGCATTGGTCCCATTACTGCCGCCACGGCGCGCACCCTGGGCCTGCAGGTGGCCGTCGAAGCCCAGCCCTTTACCATCGAGGGGCTGGTCGCGGCCATTGTGGCCTATTATCGACGCCAGACCCAGGCTCCTCAAGAACAGGCAATTTAG
- a CDS encoding chlorite dismutase family protein, with product MSGQMETVEQRVTTQPEQEPARAKSKQPRQLVRFVFYKLDPQWLRLPAEQRRAGREELLAIYNEYAQCSLIRSYALYGLRSDCDFMLWQATYDIEHLQGLSSKIRRSAIGPYLSEVRSFLSMTKRSVYVGKGPRGAAHDPRLVITLEDKPYLFVYPFVKTRPWYALPLQERKRMMDEHIRMGVAYPNIKIHTTYSFGLDDQEFVVAFESDSVADFLDLVQEMRESEASQYTLRDTPMFTCIARSLPEILDDIGA from the coding sequence ATGTCAGGTCAGATGGAAACGGTTGAGCAGAGAGTCACAACTCAGCCCGAGCAGGAACCAGCCCGGGCCAAATCGAAGCAGCCTCGTCAGCTTGTGCGCTTCGTCTTTTACAAGCTTGATCCCCAGTGGCTGCGCCTGCCTGCCGAGCAGCGGCGCGCGGGCCGCGAGGAGCTGCTGGCCATCTACAATGAATATGCCCAATGCTCGCTGATCCGCAGCTATGCCCTCTATGGCTTGCGCTCCGACTGCGATTTTATGCTCTGGCAGGCGACCTACGATATCGAGCATCTTCAGGGATTGAGCAGCAAGATTCGCCGCAGCGCTATCGGACCCTATTTGTCCGAAGTGCGCTCATTCCTCTCGATGACCAAACGCTCCGTCTATGTGGGCAAAGGCCCGCGCGGGGCGGCGCATGACCCACGGCTGGTTATTACGCTCGAGGACAAGCCCTATCTCTTCGTCTATCCTTTTGTCAAAACTCGCCCCTGGTATGCTCTGCCGCTGCAGGAGCGCAAGCGTATGATGGACGAGCATATTCGCATGGGGGTGGCCTATCCCAACATCAAGATCCACACCACCTACTCGTTTGGATTGGACGATCAAGAATTTGTCGTCGCCTTTGAGTCCGACAGCGTAGCGGATTTTCTTGACCTCGTGCAGGAGATGCGCGAGAGCGAGGCCAGCCAGTATACCTTGCGCGACACGCCCATGTTCACCTGTATTGCGCGTTCCTTGCCGGAGATCCTGGACGACATTGGGGCGTGA
- the hemL gene encoding glutamate-1-semialdehyde 2,1-aminomutase produces MQTERQQSGKKAGREWSRALYREAQSLMPGGVNSPVRAFRAVGGEPVFIERGEGAHLYDVDGNHYLDYVGSWGPLILGHAHPAVVEAVTRAARRGFSFGAPTEAENELARLVVESVPSVELVRFVNSGTEATMSALRLARAYTGRSKILKFDGCYHGHADLLLVQAGSGVATLGLPGSAGVLAEATAHTISLPYNDSAAVEEAFQRYPEEIAAVIVEPVAANMGLVLPQPGFLETLRRLTTQYGAVLIFDEVITGFRVALGGMQARTGIVPDLTCFGKIIGGGLPVGAYGGKRAIMELVAPLGPVYQAGTLSGNPLAMAAGIATLKELQKPGCYEELERKGALLEEGLRAAVEASGLPVQVVRLASLFCLFFSAEPVRNYAAARQADSERYARFFWALLERGIYFPPSQFETCFLSLAHSDAMLEETLHAIAQALRVVAGNDADSSSRP; encoded by the coding sequence ATGCAAACGGAGCGGCAACAGTCAGGCAAAAAGGCGGGACGGGAATGGTCGCGAGCCCTCTACCGTGAGGCTCAGAGCCTCATGCCTGGGGGGGTCAACAGTCCGGTGCGGGCCTTCCGCGCTGTAGGGGGGGAGCCAGTCTTTATCGAGCGTGGCGAGGGGGCCCATCTCTATGATGTCGATGGCAACCACTATCTGGATTATGTTGGCTCCTGGGGGCCGTTGATCCTGGGTCATGCCCATCCAGCGGTGGTGGAGGCTGTGACCCGGGCGGCGCGGCGTGGCTTTAGCTTTGGGGCGCCGACCGAGGCTGAGAACGAGCTAGCCCGTCTGGTCGTGGAAAGCGTCCCTTCGGTTGAACTGGTGCGCTTCGTTAACTCGGGCACGGAGGCCACCATGAGCGCGCTGCGCCTGGCCCGCGCCTATACGGGGCGTTCCAAGATCCTTAAGTTTGATGGCTGCTATCATGGCCATGCCGACCTGCTGCTGGTGCAGGCTGGCTCGGGCGTGGCCACGCTGGGTCTGCCCGGCAGCGCCGGGGTGCTGGCAGAGGCGACGGCTCACACGATCAGCCTGCCCTACAACGACAGTGCCGCCGTTGAGGAAGCCTTCCAGCGCTATCCCGAGGAAATTGCGGCGGTGATTGTGGAACCAGTGGCGGCCAATATGGGGCTGGTGTTGCCTCAACCTGGCTTTCTAGAGACGCTGCGGCGTCTGACCACTCAGTACGGGGCCGTCCTGATCTTTGACGAGGTGATTACGGGCTTCCGCGTAGCCCTGGGGGGCATGCAGGCGCGCACGGGCATTGTGCCTGACCTGACCTGTTTTGGCAAGATCATCGGCGGCGGTTTGCCTGTGGGAGCCTACGGTGGGAAGCGGGCCATCATGGAGCTGGTAGCCCCGCTGGGGCCGGTTTACCAGGCAGGGACCCTTTCCGGTAATCCCCTGGCTATGGCTGCCGGCATCGCGACCCTCAAAGAGTTGCAAAAGCCTGGCTGCTACGAGGAGCTGGAGCGCAAGGGGGCGCTGCTGGAGGAGGGCCTGCGCGCGGCGGTGGAAGCCTCTGGGTTGCCAGTCCAGGTCGTACGTTTGGCCTCGCTCTTCTGCCTCTTCTTCAGCGCGGAGCCGGTGCGCAACTATGCGGCGGCCAGGCAAGCCGACAGCGAGCGCTACGCGCGCTTCTTCTGGGCCCTCTTAGAGCGTGGCATCTACTTCCCACCTTCGCAGTTTGAGACCTGTTTCCTCTCGCTGGCTCACAGCGATGCCATGCTGGAGGAGACCTTACATGCCATTGCGCAGGCGCTGCGGGTCGTGGCAGGAAACGATGCCGACTCCAGCTCGCGGCCCTGA
- the hemB gene encoding porphobilinogen synthase, whose translation MSQFPITRLRRTRRTERLRGLVRETHLAVEQLIYPLFVAEGVSEPRPIASMPGVVQWPLEQVAGEAERVAALGIPAVLLFGIPTTKDEQGSQAYHPEGIIQRAIQRIKAAVPELLVVTDVCLCEYTSHGHCGVIAGGEVQNDPSLELLARMALSHVEAGADIVAPSDMMDGRVGAIRRLLDERGFAQIPIMAYSAKYASGFYGPFREAAESAPQFGDRRSYQMDPANAREALREVELDIAEGADIVMVKPALAYLDVIRRVREHCDLPLAAYNVSGEYAMIKAAAQQGWLEERRIVMEVLTGIRRAGADIIITYFAPDVARWLREG comes from the coding sequence ATGAGTCAATTCCCCATCACACGCCTGCGGCGCACGCGCCGGACGGAGCGTCTACGCGGGCTCGTGCGTGAGACCCATCTTGCAGTTGAGCAATTGATCTATCCACTCTTCGTCGCCGAGGGCGTCAGCGAGCCGCGCCCGATCGCTTCCATGCCGGGCGTGGTGCAGTGGCCGCTGGAGCAGGTGGCGGGCGAGGCCGAGCGGGTAGCGGCTCTGGGCATTCCCGCTGTCCTGCTCTTTGGCATTCCTACCACCAAGGATGAACAAGGCTCGCAGGCGTATCATCCCGAGGGCATCATCCAGCGAGCTATCCAGCGCATCAAGGCTGCAGTGCCGGAGCTGCTCGTCGTGACCGACGTTTGTCTCTGCGAGTATACCAGCCACGGTCACTGCGGTGTGATTGCCGGTGGTGAAGTGCAAAACGATCCCTCGCTGGAGCTGTTGGCGCGCATGGCCCTCTCGCATGTCGAAGCCGGAGCCGATATCGTTGCTCCTTCGGACATGATGGATGGGCGTGTTGGCGCCATTCGACGCCTGCTCGATGAGCGAGGTTTTGCCCAGATACCGATCATGGCCTACTCAGCCAAATATGCTTCTGGCTTCTACGGCCCCTTCCGCGAAGCCGCCGAGTCGGCTCCCCAGTTTGGTGACCGGCGCTCCTATCAAATGGACCCGGCCAACGCGCGTGAAGCCTTGCGCGAGGTCGAGCTGGACATTGCCGAAGGAGCCGACATTGTCATGGTCAAGCCGGCTCTAGCCTATCTCGACGTCATCCGGCGCGTGCGCGAGCACTGTGATCTGCCGCTGGCGGCCTACAATGTCAGTGGCGAATATGCCATGATCAAGGCGGCGGCTCAGCAGGGCTGGCTGGAAGAGCGGCGCATCGTGATGGAAGTCTTAACCGGTATTCGCCGGGCCGGCGCCGATATCATCATCACCTATTTTGCTCCCGATGTCGCGCGCTGGCTGCGGGAAGGCTGA
- a CDS encoding glycoside hydrolase family 15 protein encodes MVGLNTKNRSYQPIGSYGVIGDCHSAVLIAPDGSVDWACLPDFDSPAIFCRLLDAGRGGFFQITPTDNTIPGVQRYLRDSNVLQTRFTSIGGEIVLTDFMPVESLEAWPYRGLNNNTWSYEDGSCHSLVRIVECTHGELPITVTLKATPNYGATTSQIELLPNATGAVISDGQQHIGLAIIGAYRLPGFSLEIVPDEGEEPEALHPALVVQATLREGERLIFAIGMGRSLRAARKLVEQELLQRDFTAELAHTLHCWRRWISGINYDGPYAEWVRRSALVLKMMTYAPTGALVAAPTTSLPEEIGGVRNWDYRFTWLRDAAFTLYALLVLGFTDEARAFTYWLRRLSYSNGEDLQVMYGIRGERELPERELPHLEGYCGSRPVRIGNAAADQKQMDVFGEILDCIHLYRRRGGFERYGEKLEGPLWEMLRSLVDYVCAHWHEPDRGIWEMRGEPRHYVYSKVMCWVALDRGIRAAEQLHLEADLLRWYRVRDQIRADVLAHGYNTEIGAFTQSYASTALDASNLLLPLIGFIPADDPRMRSTVDRIMEQLTDEHGFVYRYLSEDGLPGQEGTFTICTCWLIDNLAMQGRLDEARSLFERLLTYGGNLGLFSEEIDSRNRVALGNYPQAFTHIALINSAYNLYKAEQRLAERDRCTQPVIAAIQLQKKTDE; translated from the coding sequence ATGGTTGGGTTGAACACCAAAAATCGCTCTTATCAGCCCATCGGATCGTATGGAGTCATCGGAGACTGTCATTCAGCTGTGCTGATAGCGCCGGATGGTTCGGTAGACTGGGCCTGCCTGCCCGATTTTGACAGCCCGGCCATTTTTTGTCGGCTGCTCGATGCCGGGCGGGGTGGCTTTTTCCAGATTACCCCGACCGATAACACGATTCCTGGAGTTCAGCGCTATCTTCGCGATAGCAATGTGCTGCAGACGCGCTTTACAAGCATTGGTGGCGAGATCGTGCTCACCGACTTCATGCCGGTGGAGTCGCTGGAGGCCTGGCCCTACCGCGGCTTGAACAACAATACCTGGTCGTATGAGGACGGCTCGTGCCATAGCCTGGTGCGCATTGTGGAATGTACGCATGGAGAGCTGCCGATTACGGTAACCCTGAAGGCGACGCCCAACTATGGAGCGACAACAAGCCAGATCGAGCTGCTGCCCAACGCTACGGGGGCGGTGATCTCGGATGGCCAACAGCATATTGGGCTGGCGATCATTGGGGCCTATCGGCTGCCGGGCTTCTCTCTGGAGATCGTGCCGGACGAGGGGGAGGAGCCGGAGGCGCTCCATCCCGCTCTGGTGGTGCAAGCCACACTGCGCGAGGGCGAGCGGCTGATCTTTGCGATCGGTATGGGGCGCAGCCTGCGCGCGGCACGGAAGCTGGTGGAGCAGGAGCTGCTCCAGCGCGATTTTACCGCGGAGCTGGCCCATACGTTGCATTGCTGGCGACGCTGGATCTCGGGGATCAACTACGATGGCCCATATGCCGAATGGGTTCGACGCAGCGCCCTTGTGCTGAAGATGATGACCTATGCGCCGACTGGGGCCCTGGTGGCCGCGCCCACAACGTCGCTGCCAGAGGAGATCGGGGGCGTGCGCAACTGGGACTATCGCTTTACCTGGCTGCGCGATGCCGCCTTTACGCTCTATGCCCTGCTGGTGCTCGGCTTTACCGATGAGGCCCGCGCCTTTACCTACTGGCTGCGCCGCCTGTCGTATTCTAACGGCGAGGACCTGCAGGTGATGTACGGCATCCGTGGCGAGCGCGAGCTGCCGGAGCGGGAGCTGCCACATTTGGAGGGCTATTGTGGCTCGCGCCCGGTGCGCATCGGCAACGCCGCTGCCGATCAGAAGCAGATGGATGTCTTCGGCGAGATCCTGGATTGCATCCATCTCTACCGCCGCCGCGGTGGCTTCGAACGCTACGGCGAGAAGCTGGAAGGCCCCCTGTGGGAAATGCTGCGCTCACTGGTCGACTACGTCTGCGCCCACTGGCATGAGCCGGACCGCGGCATCTGGGAGATGCGTGGCGAGCCCCGCCACTATGTGTATTCGAAGGTCATGTGTTGGGTCGCGCTGGACCGCGGCATCCGCGCCGCTGAGCAGCTCCATCTGGAGGCTGATCTCCTGCGCTGGTACCGCGTGCGCGATCAGATTCGGGCGGATGTGCTGGCCCACGGCTATAATACCGAGATCGGTGCGTTCACCCAATCATATGCGAGCACGGCCCTTGATGCCTCCAATCTGCTCCTGCCGCTGATCGGCTTCATCCCTGCCGACGATCCCCGGATGCGCTCAACAGTCGATCGCATTATGGAGCAGCTCACGGACGAGCATGGCTTCGTCTACCGCTACCTGTCGGAGGACGGCTTGCCCGGCCAGGAGGGTACGTTTACGATCTGTACCTGCTGGCTGATCGATAATCTGGCCATGCAGGGCCGCCTCGATGAGGCGCGCTCGCTCTTCGAACGCTTGCTGACTTACGGCGGGAATCTCGGCCTCTTCTCGGAAGAGATCGATTCGCGCAATCGTGTGGCTCTGGGCAATTATCCCCAGGCTTTTACTCATATCGCTCTTATCAATAGCGCTTATAATCTTTATAAGGCAGAACAGCGTCTGGCTGAGCGCGATCGCTGCACGCAGCCGGTAATCGCCGCCATCCAGTTGCAGAAGAAGACCGACGAGTAA